One window of the Granulicella arctica genome contains the following:
- the rplI gene encoding 50S ribosomal protein L9 — MEVILKEDVNKLGHRGDVVKVADGYGRNYLLPGKLAIEATTANRAVIEQMKGSAIRKSAKEKGEAQDLSTRLDAVELTFERKVGENDHLFGSVTSGDIAHALELQGYTIDRRKISLEEPLKTLGEFHVPVKLHREVTTHLKVTIKGDAPEAETSAA; from the coding sequence ATGGAAGTCATTCTGAAGGAAGACGTAAATAAGCTTGGTCACCGTGGCGACGTGGTGAAGGTTGCGGACGGTTACGGTCGCAACTATCTGCTGCCGGGCAAGCTGGCGATTGAAGCGACGACCGCGAATCGTGCCGTCATCGAGCAGATGAAAGGCTCGGCGATCCGTAAGTCGGCGAAGGAGAAGGGCGAGGCGCAGGATCTCTCGACTCGTCTGGATGCTGTTGAGCTGACGTTTGAGCGCAAGGTTGGCGAGAACGATCATCTGTTCGGTTCGGTCACGTCGGGCGATATCGCTCACGCGCTCGAGCTGCAGGGCTACACGATCGATCGTCGCAAGATCTCACTCGAAGAACCGTTGAAGACGCTGGGCGAGTTCCACGTTCCCGTGAAGCTGCATCGTGAGGTTACAACGCACTTGAAGGTAACAATCAAGGGCGATGCGCCTGAAGCTGAGACCTCGGCGGCGTAA
- the rpsR gene encoding 30S ribosomal protein S18, producing MADETNSTPAPEQQAAAAPHAHTPRPSGPHSSPGGPPRGPRPAGGPGGGPGGRKFFRRKKVCKFCTEKIDAISYRDVRLLQGFVAERGKIVPRRLTGVCTRHQRRLSLAIKQSRNIALLAFAARF from the coding sequence ATGGCTGACGAAACGAACAGCACTCCCGCTCCTGAGCAGCAGGCAGCAGCGGCTCCGCACGCACACACGCCCCGCCCATCGGGTCCTCACTCCAGCCCTGGCGGCCCGCCGCGCGGACCTCGTCCGGCTGGCGGTCCCGGCGGCGGTCCTGGAGGACGCAAGTTCTTCCGCCGCAAGAAGGTCTGCAAGTTCTGCACGGAGAAGATCGATGCGATCTCGTACCGCGATGTTCGCCTGCTTCAGGGCTTTGTCGCTGAGCGTGGCAAGATTGTTCCGCGTCGTTTGACTGGCGTTTGCACACGTCATCAGCGTCGCCTTTCGCTCGCCATCAAGCAGTCGCGCAACATTGCGCTGCTGGCCTTCGCAGCGCGCTTCTAA
- the rpsF gene encoding 30S ribosomal protein S6, whose protein sequence is MNTRSYEIMFIVRPDVEEADLDKIIEGFQKNVTDGGGEIKSLEKMGRRRLAYTVKKFNDGFYVLLTIGAEGKLIAELERRLRVSEPIIKFITVRMDEEEKRLAKVKAIRDTKVKRSAMPIAQPVQATPAATTPVAETTPDAVAAPVEEDAKPAAETPEASAAAETVPAAV, encoded by the coding sequence ATGAATACTCGTTCTTACGAAATTATGTTTATCGTCCGTCCAGACGTTGAAGAAGCTGACCTCGACAAGATCATCGAAGGCTTCCAGAAGAACGTCACCGATGGTGGCGGCGAGATCAAAAGCCTCGAGAAGATGGGCCGTCGCCGGCTTGCTTACACGGTCAAGAAGTTCAATGATGGCTTCTACGTGCTCCTAACCATTGGCGCCGAGGGTAAGCTGATCGCCGAACTCGAGCGTCGCCTCCGCGTCTCTGAGCCGATCATCAAGTTCATCACGGTCCGCATGGATGAAGAAGAGAAGCGTCTCGCCAAGGTCAAGGCCATTCGCGATACCAAGGTAAAGCGCAGCGCTATGCCGATCGCCCAGCCAGTCCAGGCGACACCTGCGGCTACGACACCAGTCGCTGAGACGACGCCTGATGCAGTTGCGGCCCCGGTCGAGGAAGATGCAAAGCCGGCAGCTGAAACTCCCGAGGCAAGCGCGGCCGCCGAAACGGTTCCAGCTGCTGTCTAG